Proteins from a genomic interval of Polaribacter sejongensis:
- the xylA gene encoding xylose isomerase: MANKEYFKGIKKIQFEGKESDNPLAFKYYNPEQVVAGKKMKDWFKFSIAYWHTFCGQGGDPFGPGTQNFAWDQSSDAIQAAKDKADAAFEFINKMGFDYFCFHDYDLVQEGATFAESEKRLEIITDYIKGKQAESGVKLLWGTANCFSNPRYMNGAATNPDFDVVARAGGQVKLALDATIKLGGENYVFWGGREGYMSLLNTDMGRELDHMGQFLTMARDYARAQGFKGTFFIEPKPMEPMKHQYDFDSATAIGFLKEYGLDKDFKINIEVNHATLAQHTMQHELAVAAKAGMLGSIDANRGDYQNGWDTDQFPNNIQETTEAMLVFLQAGGLQGGGVNFDAKIRRNSTDLEDVFHAHVGGADTFARALLTADKILQSSSYNSLREKRYSSFDGGKGKDFEGGKLELTDLYKIAQENGELSLQSGKQELFENIINQYI; the protein is encoded by the coding sequence ATGGCAAATAAAGAATATTTTAAAGGCATCAAAAAAATTCAATTCGAAGGCAAAGAATCAGACAATCCGTTAGCGTTTAAATACTACAATCCAGAGCAAGTGGTTGCAGGAAAAAAAATGAAAGATTGGTTTAAATTTTCAATAGCCTATTGGCATACATTCTGCGGACAAGGAGGAGATCCTTTTGGACCAGGAACACAAAATTTTGCTTGGGATCAATCTTCAGACGCTATTCAAGCAGCAAAAGACAAAGCAGATGCTGCATTTGAATTCATCAACAAAATGGGGTTTGATTATTTCTGTTTTCATGATTATGATTTAGTACAAGAAGGCGCAACATTTGCAGAATCAGAAAAAAGATTAGAGATCATTACAGATTACATTAAAGGAAAACAAGCAGAAAGCGGTGTAAAATTATTATGGGGAACAGCAAACTGTTTTTCTAATCCACGTTACATGAACGGAGCTGCTACAAATCCAGATTTTGATGTAGTTGCAAGAGCAGGTGGTCAAGTAAAATTGGCTTTAGATGCTACTATTAAATTAGGCGGAGAAAACTACGTGTTTTGGGGAGGAAGAGAAGGTTATATGTCTTTATTAAATACAGATATGGGACGTGAATTAGACCACATGGGCCAATTTTTAACCATGGCAAGAGACTATGCAAGAGCGCAAGGGTTTAAAGGAACCTTCTTTATTGAGCCTAAACCAATGGAACCAATGAAACACCAATATGATTTTGATTCGGCTACAGCTATCGGATTCTTAAAAGAATACGGTTTAGATAAAGATTTTAAAATAAACATTGAGGTAAACCATGCAACTCTAGCACAACATACCATGCAACACGAATTGGCTGTTGCAGCTAAAGCAGGAATGTTAGGTAGTATTGATGCAAATAGAGGAGATTACCAAAACGGTTGGGATACAGATCAGTTTCCAAATAACATTCAAGAAACTACAGAAGCGATGTTAGTATTTCTACAAGCAGGTGGTTTACAAGGGGGGGGAGTTAATTTTGATGCAAAAATCAGAAGAAACTCTACAGATTTAGAAGATGTTTTTCATGCGCATGTTGGTGGAGCAGATACGTTTGCTAGAGCGTTACTTACGGCAGATAAAATTTTACAATCATCTTCATATAATTCATTAAGAGAAAAAAGATACAGTTCTTTTGATGGAGGAAAAGGAAAAGATTTTGAAGGTGGTAAATTAGAACTTACAGACTTGTACAAAATTGCGCAAGAAAATGGCGAATTAAGTTTACAAAGCGGTAAACAAGAGTTATTCGAAAACATTATTAATCAATATATATAA
- a CDS encoding GntR family transcriptional regulator — translation MNKSIISLTINHESDIPKYQQLVNAINDAIGENILQKGDALPSVNKICKMSKLSRDTVFKAYSILKENGVIESVPNKGYYVANETKKVLLLLDTFKAYKEVLYHSFVNNLPDNIITDVQFHHYNIDNFKTILNNAAGKYYKYVVMTFNNDEVPSVLADIDNDKLLLIDWSVHSNTSNNYVFQDFGNSFYEALKEAVDVFRKYKELVFLYPTYTYHPIETITYFKKYCELFQFKYQIVTDPNAFSLQKDAAYISTSDRMLGVFLEQCKIKNLEPGVDVGFLSYNETPMKKFIYKGISVISTDFKELGTKAAEFVLQEKPMQYYVPTKLIIRESL, via the coding sequence ATGAATAAAAGTATAATTTCACTAACCATTAATCATGAAAGCGATATACCAAAATATCAGCAATTGGTAAATGCTATTAATGATGCTATTGGAGAAAATATATTACAAAAAGGAGATGCTTTACCTTCTGTAAACAAAATTTGCAAAATGAGTAAGCTCTCTAGAGATACCGTTTTTAAAGCGTATTCAATTTTAAAAGAAAATGGTGTTATAGAATCTGTACCTAATAAAGGATATTATGTAGCAAATGAAACTAAAAAAGTTTTATTACTCTTAGATACTTTTAAGGCTTATAAAGAAGTTTTGTACCATTCATTTGTTAATAATTTGCCAGATAATATTATTACAGATGTGCAGTTTCATCATTATAATATAGATAATTTTAAAACAATTTTAAACAATGCAGCCGGAAAATATTATAAGTATGTAGTTATGACTTTTAATAATGATGAGGTACCTTCTGTATTAGCAGACATTGATAATGATAAATTATTGTTGATAGATTGGAGCGTACATTCCAATACTAGTAATAATTATGTTTTTCAAGACTTTGGTAACTCTTTTTATGAAGCTTTAAAAGAAGCAGTAGATGTTTTTAGAAAGTATAAAGAACTGGTTTTTTTATATCCAACCTATACATATCACCCGATAGAAACGATTACTTATTTTAAAAAATATTGTGAATTATTTCAATTTAAATATCAAATAGTTACAGATCCTAATGCTTTCTCTCTCCAAAAAGATGCTGCGTATATAAGCACAAGCGATAGAATGTTAGGTGTTTTTTTAGAACAATGTAAAATCAAAAATTTAGAACCTGGGGTTGATGTAGGTTTTTTATCCTACAATGAAACACCAATGAAAAAATTTATTTATAAAGGAATATCAGTTATTTCAACAGATTTTAAAGAATTAGGAACCAAGGCTGCAGAGTTTGTATTACAAGAAAAACCAATGCAGTATTATGTTCCAACAAAATTAATAATAAGAGAATCATTATAA
- a CDS encoding xylulokinase, with product MYYLGLDIGSSSIKAALVEIATGKSLGVVQEPKEEMSMFAQKNGWAEQKPNDWWLHICNAITSLKKQYNVSRTQIKGIGISYQMHGLVLVDKKGEPLRKSIIWCDSRAVEIGNKAFAGIGTEKCASHLLNSPANFTASKLKWVKENEPDIYKKIYKFMLPGDYVAYKFSNKINTTISGLSEGIFWDFKNNSVADFLLEYYGIDKSLVPDIVDTFGIQSLVDEKGEQESGIAAGTPIYYRAGDQPNNALSLNVFNPGEVAATGGTSGVVYAVTDNLSGKESTRVNNFAHVNYSSENKRIGKLLNINGAGIQYRWLLNNLDVNSYEEMNNLASEIPVGSDGVCLIPFGNGAERMLNNKEIGTRIVNMNLNNHHKGHMCRAALEGIAFSFVYGIEILKSDGIKLSVIRAGNDNLFRSEIFANTVATLIQQEIEIYNTTGAIGAARAANLHTGDFESFSKAIMDNDHVMTFMPFKDQKPYLEAYQNWKKELELVLNNQ from the coding sequence ATGTATTACTTAGGATTAGATATTGGAAGCTCTTCCATAAAAGCTGCATTAGTAGAAATTGCAACCGGTAAAAGCTTGGGAGTTGTACAAGAACCCAAAGAGGAAATGAGCATGTTTGCTCAGAAAAACGGTTGGGCAGAACAGAAACCAAACGATTGGTGGCTACATATTTGTAACGCCATTACAAGTTTGAAAAAGCAATATAACGTTAGCAGAACCCAAATAAAAGGAATTGGTATTTCTTATCAAATGCACGGTTTAGTGTTGGTAGATAAAAAAGGAGAACCACTTCGTAAAAGTATTATTTGGTGCGATAGTAGAGCGGTAGAGATTGGAAACAAGGCTTTTGCTGGAATTGGAACAGAAAAATGTGCTTCACATTTATTAAACTCACCAGCAAACTTTACAGCTTCAAAATTAAAATGGGTAAAAGAAAATGAGCCAGATATTTATAAGAAGATTTATAAATTTATGTTGCCAGGAGATTATGTGGCATATAAATTTTCAAACAAAATAAATACGACAATTTCAGGTTTATCAGAAGGTATCTTTTGGGATTTTAAGAACAATTCCGTAGCAGATTTCCTTTTAGAATATTACGGGATAGACAAATCTTTAGTACCAGATATTGTAGACACCTTCGGAATTCAATCTTTAGTGGATGAAAAAGGAGAGCAAGAAAGCGGTATTGCTGCCGGAACTCCAATTTATTACAGAGCCGGAGATCAACCAAATAATGCACTTTCTTTAAACGTATTTAATCCCGGAGAAGTTGCTGCAACTGGCGGAACATCTGGTGTTGTATATGCGGTTACAGATAATTTATCAGGAAAAGAAAGTACGCGCGTTAACAATTTTGCACACGTAAATTATTCATCAGAAAATAAAAGAATCGGTAAGCTTTTAAATATCAATGGAGCCGGAATTCAGTATCGTTGGTTGCTAAATAATTTGGATGTAAATTCTTATGAAGAGATGAATAATTTGGCTTCAGAAATTCCTGTTGGTTCAGACGGAGTTTGCTTAATTCCTTTTGGTAACGGAGCAGAACGCATGTTGAATAACAAAGAAATTGGTACACGTATCGTAAACATGAATCTAAATAATCATCACAAGGGACACATGTGTAGAGCGGCTTTAGAAGGTATTGCATTCTCTTTTGTATACGGAATAGAAATCTTAAAATCAGACGGAATTAAACTAAGTGTTATTAGAGCAGGAAACGATAATTTATTTCGTTCAGAAATTTTTGCAAATACGGTTGCTACTTTAATTCAACAAGAAATAGAAATTTACAACACCACGGGAGCTATTGGTGCGGCAAGAGCGGCAAACCTTCATACGGGAGATTTTGAGTCATTTAGCAAGGCAATTATGGACAATGATCACGTTATGACTTTTATGCCTTTTAAAGATCAAAAACCATATTTAGAAGCTTATCAAAATTGGAAAAAAGAGTTAGAACTCGTTTTAAATAATCAATAA
- a CDS encoding ThuA domain-containing protein: MSYKKITFIVLFLLIIVGSIQSQNSNPNILVFSKTAAFRHKSIPAGVTLMTELGAKNNWNVSFSENSNDFTDENLKKYNVLVFLNTTGNIFNDLQQKVFKRYIEKGNGFVGIHAASDTEKEWGWYNEMVGATFKDHPKVQNASLMIDKSSNHPAVNHLKKEEVFKDEWYNFINPVAKYVNVLASLDESSYQGKRMHTKRHPITWFHNYDGGRVFYTGLGHTNESYTDVRFIKMIEGGILWAAGLKQIKKPSKE, translated from the coding sequence ATGTCTTATAAGAAAATAACTTTTATTGTTTTATTTCTATTAATTATAGTTGGTAGTATTCAGTCTCAAAATAGTAATCCAAATATTTTAGTTTTTTCTAAAACGGCAGCTTTTCGCCATAAATCTATTCCAGCAGGTGTTACACTAATGACCGAGTTGGGGGCTAAAAATAATTGGAATGTTAGCTTTTCAGAAAATTCTAATGATTTTACTGATGAAAATTTAAAAAAATATAACGTGTTGGTATTCTTAAATACAACCGGAAATATTTTTAATGATCTGCAGCAAAAAGTATTTAAAAGATATATAGAAAAAGGTAATGGATTTGTAGGTATTCATGCTGCTTCCGATACGGAAAAAGAATGGGGTTGGTATAATGAAATGGTGGGAGCTACTTTTAAAGATCATCCAAAGGTGCAAAATGCAAGTTTGATGATTGACAAGTCTAGTAATCATCCTGCAGTTAATCACTTAAAAAAAGAAGAAGTTTTTAAAGACGAATGGTATAATTTTATAAACCCTGTTGCAAAATACGTTAATGTATTGGCTTCTTTAGACGAAAGTTCTTATCAAGGAAAAAGAATGCATACAAAAAGACATCCAATAACTTGGTTTCATAATTATGATGGAGGTAGAGTCTTTTATACAGGTTTAGGGCATACAAATGAATCTTATACAGATGTTCGGTTTATAAAAATGATTGAAGGAGGAATTCTTTGGGCAGCAGGTTTAAAACAAATAAAAAAGCCATCTAAAGAATAG